The following nucleotide sequence is from Borrelia sp. A-FGy1.
CTATTGATTCTGGCTTTTTCTTTGAAACTCTAACAGCGGATATACCTACTAAGGCAGCAAATATTACTACTCCAATTGTTGAGCTTGGCCTCATACCTGCCATATCTTCAAATATATTTTCAGGAATAAGTTCTGTTAGTCTTTGCGTAATTGAAGTATAATTTAGGCGATCAAGTCCTTGGGTTAGCTTTCTTTCATATGTAATTTTATCTTCACCAGATTGGAGAGATTCTGCTGTTAAATTAAAGAATAAGGAGGTATAAATTCCAATTATTGATGCGATTCCTGCTGTAAATACAAGTACTAATATTACGGATAAACTCATTTTCCAAACATCTTGGGTGTTTGTTAGTTTTGTTATTGCAGATATTATCGAGACAATAATGAGAGGAATTACAATCATTTTAAGAAGTCTTACATAACTATTTCCTAGGATGTTAATCCATCTAATGCTTTCTTTTATTACTGTAGAATCTGATTCATAAAGGTACTGCATAGATATGCCAAAAATTAATCCTAGTCCTAGTGCTATAAATATTCTTTTTGTAAATGAGATATGTTTTTTATGGAAAAAATAGAGTATTCCTAGTAACCCAACCATAATTATTATATTTAGTAATATATATATTAATGCTATATTCATTTTTGCCTCTTATTGAAACTTAAACAATTATTTATCATTAATGATATTATCATGTTTTTTAAAAACCCTTTCTATACTTTTATTATTACAGTAAGTTGCAATAAGATTCTATTATTTCGTTTTTTTTATTATCTTTCTTTAGGATTTTTGTTGCAATTGTTTTCCCAAGTTGAACTCCTTCTTGATCAAATGAGTTTATGTTAAGTAAAAATCCTTCAAACATTACTTTATTTTCATAGTGAGCTAATATTGCTCCTACTACATAAGGAATAAGCTCTTTTGAATATATTAGGGCAGAAGGTCTCTCTCCTTCAAATTTTTTATTTCTGTTTATGTCTTCTTTACCTTGAGAGAATGCAATGATTTGGGCTATTAAATTTGCTTTTAGCTTATTATTGTTTGATGTTCCTTCCACAATTATATCTTTCTTTAATTGAGATTCGCTAAACCCGATGAAATCCATTGGTACAATCTCTGTTCCTTGATGAAGCATTTGGAAAAATGAATGTTGTACATCTGTCCCAATTCCTCCCCAAATTATTCTGACTGTTTTGTAATCTATTTTTTCTCCAAATCGGTTTACTTGTTTTCCGTTACTTTCCATTTCAAGTTGTTGTAAGTGAAGATAAAAGTTTTCCATTGCTTTTGAATATGCAATAATACAATTACTGCTGTAGTTAAGTACATTACTTTCATATATACTAATTAGGGCTGCCATAAGAGGAGCATTTTCTATTATATTTTTGTTTAATGCTCTTTTATCGACTTCATGAGCTCCTTTCAGTATTTCTTTTGTAATATTTTCTGAAAAGCAAAGAGTAATAAGAGCAAGACCGACTGCGGATGTTGATGAAAATCTGCCACCAATTGAATCATGCATAAAGAAGTATTCAAGATATCCCTTTTCAAGTGCTAGCATACTTTCTTTTGAGGTAATGATTATAATTTGTTTTTTGTATTCTATAATCCCATTGTCTTTTAATTTTTTAATTAAGAATTGCATATTAGAAGCAGTTTCTAGTGTGGATCCGCTTTTTGATACTACAATAAATAGAGTCTTATCAAGGTCTATTTCGCTTAAAACTTCTTCCGCTTCATCTGGATCGATATTTGAAATAAAATAGGCTTTCATTAGATATAAATTTTTCTGCTTAGCATAATTTTTAATTGCAGTATACAATGCTTTTGGGCCAAGACTTGAGCCTCCAATGCCAATTTGTACCACATTTTTAAATTTTTCCCCTTTTAAGCTTTTAATTTTTCCATTTTGAATTTGTTTTGCAAATGAGAAAATTTTTTGAAGCTCTCTGACAAAAAATTCTCGCATATTTTCATTATTATCTGTTACTTCTGTTCCTAGTTGACCTCTTGTTAAATGGTGTAAAATTTTTCTGTTTTCACTGATATTAATATTCTTACCGTTAATTATTTCTCTATATTTTTCTATTAAGTTTGCTTCATCACTTAAACTTTGGAATATTTTTAGGTGAGTCTCACTAATTTGTTTTGTAGCATAATTATAATGTACATTATTACCGTCTATTTTAATATCATATTTATTTATTCTATCCGAGCTTAAGGTTTTACTTAATGCTTCGGGATTGATTTTTTTTAGCTCTTGAAAAGCTTTGAGCATATTAAGATTTTGATAATTGGGCATAAATTTCCTCCAATGATATTAGATAATTTAAATTTTAGTGTGTTTTTGTTCTTTTAAAGAATTTTTTTAATTTTAAAATAATGAATTTTAGAAATTTTATTATTATATTTTTTTCTGAATAAATTTTTAGTTGCTCTTCTCCAGCATTTGCTTCACTTCTTGTAAATGATTTTCTAGTGTTATTTTCATCTAATTCAATTTCAAGCAAAGTTTTTTTATCTTCTATAGATATTACTTTAACTTCAACTTCTTTGTATCCAAGCTCTTTTAAAACTTGATATCTTCTAAATCCTGCTACTAAATTTTTGTTTTTGTCTATTATTATTGGATAAATTAAGCCATGCTTTTTTATGCTTTCTTTAAGAGTTGTTATATCTCCTATATTTTGTCTGATTCTACCTTTTATTTTTATTTGTTCTATGTCTATTAACATTTTTTTAATCCAATTGAATATTTTTTCCATTTACATCTTTGTTTACATTTTCGTAGATAAGAGAACTTTCTTCTTTAGTATCATTTTCTTTAATGCCTGGTGTATTTTTTTCTATTTTGTCTTTATTAATATTAATATTTGTTTCAGGATCTTGATTATCCTGAAAATCAACTTTATTGTTATATCTGCCTTCAGAATTATTATTTTTTTCTTTATTTAAGTTGCTTTGATCTTTATCAGCTTCATTTAGTTTATCAAAGTCATATTTAAGATACTCAAATTTATGTGTTTCAATATTTAAGTCATCGTTATTTAAGTCATCGTTGCTATTGATGTTATCAATTCCATATACATTAAATTCCATTTTATTTAGAAGATCAGATTGATTTTCATAATATTTTGACTTTTCAAATGGTTGAGTGCCTTCTATAAAAATTTCATTTATTATTTTTTCGTTTGGTACTCCTTCTGGCAGTAGACCTGTTTCTGCTTGTATGTTAACGTTAATTATCCCTGTGGGTCTTATAAAAACTTTTTTAGGTAAATTTTTATGATATCCTGCCATAAATTTACCCCAACTAGGACCAGCAAGTCCTGTTCCTGTGCCTGAGGTTCCAAGTGAATATCCTTTTTTATCGAAACCGACCCAAATAGCTGTTGTTATGTAAGGTGTATATCCTATTGCCCATCCGTCTGCCCAGTTTTGAGTTGTTCCTGATTTTCCAGCAATGTCAGAATTGAAATTCTTAAAGTTTGTATATCTTTGGTTTACTAAAGTTCCGTATTGAATTGTTGACTTCATCATGTCTGTCATAATATAGGCAGCTTGAGGAGATATTATTTGTGCATTAGCTCCCTTATTTTTTATTTCTGTTAAAATATCCGATTCTACATTTGCTATTATTTTTCCATTTCTATCTTCAATATATCTTATTCCGTATGGTTCTACTTCTTTACCACTGTTTCCCAAAATTGCGAATGCTCTTGCCATTTGTATTGGAGATGTTGAAATAACACCAAGTGCAAGAGGATAAACTTTGGGAAATGTTTTATTGATTTCATTTTGATCTTTTATTCCTAGTAATTTAGCAGAGTAACTAATTGCATCATCAAAGCCTAATTTGTCTAGTACTCTCAGAGATGGGACGTTCAGAGATAAAGCTAACACTTTTCGTGTCAATACATTGCCTCTCCATTTCCCTCCATAATTTTCAGGGGCATAGACATCTCCTGTTTCATTAAAAAAAGCTACTGGAGAATCTGAAAACATTGTTGCGGGTGTAATCTTTTTGAGATCAATAGCAGCTGAAAAGTATAAGGATTTAAATGCACTTCCAGGTTGTATTTTTGCTTGAGTTGCTCTATTAAATTCACTTCCTTTACTATATCCACTCCCCCCAACCATGGCCTTTATTGCACCTGTTGTAGTATCTATTGCTATGAATGCACCTTCTGGTTGTACTAAGGAATTTGAGTTTGTTTTAGTTTTAATTGTATATTCTTTTGTTGCTTTATCTATTGTGTCAATACCT
It contains:
- a CDS encoding glucose-6-phosphate isomerase, with product MPNYQNLNMLKAFQELKKINPEALSKTLSSDRINKYDIKIDGNNVHYNYATKQISETHLKIFQSLSDEANLIEKYREIINGKNINISENRKILHHLTRGQLGTEVTDNNENMREFFVRELQKIFSFAKQIQNGKIKSLKGEKFKNVVQIGIGGSSLGPKALYTAIKNYAKQKNLYLMKAYFISNIDPDEAEEVLSEIDLDKTLFIVVSKSGSTLETASNMQFLIKKLKDNGIIEYKKQIIIITSKESMLALEKGYLEYFFMHDSIGGRFSSTSAVGLALITLCFSENITKEILKGAHEVDKRALNKNIIENAPLMAALISIYESNVLNYSSNCIIAYSKAMENFYLHLQQLEMESNGKQVNRFGEKIDYKTVRIIWGGIGTDVQHSFFQMLHQGTEIVPMDFIGFSESQLKKDIIVEGTSNNNKLKANLIAQIIAFSQGKEDINRNKKFEGERPSALIYSKELIPYVVGAILAHYENKVMFEGFLLNINSFDQEGVQLGKTIATKILKKDNKKNEIIESYCNLL
- a CDS encoding ParB N-terminal domain-containing protein; this encodes MLIDIEQIKIKGRIRQNIGDITTLKESIKKHGLIYPIIIDKNKNLVAGFRRYQVLKELGYKEVEVKVISIEDKKTLLEIELDENNTRKSFTRSEANAGEEQLKIYSEKNIIIKFLKFIILKLKKFFKRTKTH
- a CDS encoding PBP1A family penicillin-binding protein, with the translated sequence MGYNLKSVNLNNKVNILLYLTCFTISFSIILLSFSLVETINIQKDKNFGDSNPAVPSKLFDTNGKIITQFISDENREILSLKEMPNNLINILLIREDTEFYSHRGFSLIGMLRAALNIALGRYFSGGSTLTQQLAKLLYTNQAKRSILRKLNEIWWAIQLEKKLSKYEILERYLNKVYFGNGNYGVVAAANFFFDKSVKDINTAEAVLMLIQLPNAKLYSPFYNPEFSKKIQKAVLNQVVVNGIITPELAEKEFNEYWENYDWTRMADISAISYKKDNAPYFSEYIRQRIVKYLPAGANIYKDGYSIYTTLDLDAQKCADEVTHEMIYKARKMYNSTKLSETLIINSEIVPVLDTISDFFGITNVRVNGRQYKKLRTRKFYEDNIDLIASFAAILGIDTIDKATKEYTIKTKTNSNSLVQPEGAFIAIDTTTGAIKAMVGGSGYSKGSEFNRATQAKIQPGSAFKSLYFSAAIDLKKITPATMFSDSPVAFFNETGDVYAPENYGGKWRGNVLTRKVLALSLNVPSLRVLDKLGFDDAISYSAKLLGIKDQNEINKTFPKVYPLALGVISTSPIQMARAFAILGNSGKEVEPYGIRYIEDRNGKIIANVESDILTEIKNKGANAQIISPQAAYIMTDMMKSTIQYGTLVNQRYTNFKNFNSDIAGKSGTTQNWADGWAIGYTPYITTAIWVGFDKKGYSLGTSGTGTGLAGPSWGKFMAGYHKNLPKKVFIRPTGIINVNIQAETGLLPEGVPNEKIINEIFIEGTQPFEKSKYYENQSDLLNKMEFNVYGIDNINSNDDLNNDDLNIETHKFEYLKYDFDKLNEADKDQSNLNKEKNNNSEGRYNNKVDFQDNQDPETNININKDKIEKNTPGIKENDTKEESSLIYENVNKDVNGKNIQLD